A region from the Rhodothermia bacterium genome encodes:
- the rny gene encoding ribonuclease Y produces MVIAILATALIAAILGFSIGRFLKIKIGNQRLADASMEADKLLAAAREEAAQLNAKTVQELQTEFNAKRKQFEIEISEAKAALKRNKERLEISQSKINNRVLRVNEREAVLQKASEAVEALRRQTEKQQRETEKLVQNAQTLFEEGKKQLLSLERQEADWVNKKASLAQNEAELQDLIQQNLQKLEELSGMTRAEARKMLIDEMVSEARLESAAMVKEVRDEAKLQASRQARKIVLTTIQRTAASHAIENTVSVVDIKSDEMKGRIIGREGRNIRAFEAATGVEVIVDDTPEAVILSGFDPVRREIARLSLLKLIQDGRIHPARIEEIVEKVTKEIEDEIIETGEQTAIDLGLQGLHPELIRLIGRMRYRSSYGQNLLSHSIEVAKISSIMASELGLDAKKARRAGLLHDIGKVVEGDLESPHAIVGMELAKKYKEHPEVCNAIGAHHDEIEMTNAISPIIQSADAISGARPGARREALESYIKRLEKLEELAGGFKGVERVYAIQAGREIRVIVNHHLVNDAIAEQLASDISKKIENEMQYPGQIKVTVIREIRAVAFAK; encoded by the coding sequence ATGGTAATTGCGATCCTTGCAACAGCGCTGATCGCGGCTATCCTCGGATTTTCTATTGGAAGATTTCTGAAAATTAAGATTGGAAACCAGCGCTTGGCAGATGCGAGCATGGAAGCCGATAAACTTTTGGCCGCAGCGCGTGAAGAGGCTGCACAACTTAATGCCAAAACCGTTCAGGAACTACAAACGGAGTTTAATGCCAAGCGTAAACAATTTGAAATAGAAATATCGGAGGCCAAGGCCGCACTCAAACGCAACAAGGAACGGCTAGAGATTAGCCAATCCAAGATCAACAACCGTGTCCTTCGTGTAAATGAACGCGAAGCCGTCCTTCAAAAAGCATCCGAAGCCGTCGAAGCGCTTAGACGACAAACGGAAAAGCAACAGCGAGAAACTGAAAAATTGGTACAGAACGCCCAAACGCTGTTTGAAGAGGGTAAAAAACAATTGCTTAGCCTCGAAAGACAAGAGGCCGACTGGGTAAATAAAAAAGCCTCCTTAGCGCAAAACGAAGCCGAACTGCAAGACCTCATCCAACAAAATCTCCAGAAATTGGAGGAACTCTCTGGAATGACCCGTGCAGAAGCCCGTAAAATGCTCATTGACGAAATGGTGAGTGAAGCACGGTTAGAATCGGCCGCAATGGTGAAGGAAGTCCGTGACGAGGCCAAATTGCAGGCCAGCAGACAAGCACGGAAAATTGTACTGACCACCATCCAAAGAACCGCCGCCAGTCACGCCATCGAGAATACGGTCTCCGTCGTGGACATTAAGTCCGACGAAATGAAGGGGCGCATCATTGGACGAGAAGGGCGTAACATCCGCGCTTTTGAAGCCGCAACCGGTGTAGAAGTTATTGTGGATGATACCCCTGAAGCCGTAATCCTTTCTGGATTCGACCCCGTAAGAAGGGAAATCGCCCGTCTATCCTTACTGAAATTGATCCAAGACGGTCGTATCCATCCGGCACGCATTGAAGAAATTGTTGAAAAGGTAACCAAAGAAATCGAAGACGAAATCATTGAAACCGGTGAGCAAACCGCCATTGATTTAGGGCTACAAGGCCTCCATCCGGAGTTGATTCGTTTGATTGGTCGGATGCGCTACCGGAGTAGTTATGGCCAAAACCTGCTCTCCCACTCCATCGAGGTCGCCAAAATATCCTCCATTATGGCCTCCGAACTGGGGCTTGATGCCAAAAAAGCCCGAAGAGCTGGACTTCTGCACGACATTGGAAAAGTGGTGGAGGGCGACCTCGAAAGCCCACATGCCATTGTTGGGATGGAATTGGCCAAAAAGTACAAAGAACATCCCGAAGTTTGTAATGCAATTGGTGCACACCACGACGAAATAGAGATGACCAATGCAATTTCGCCCATTATCCAATCTGCCGATGCCATTTCCGGCGCACGCCCAGGCGCACGTCGAGAAGCCTTAGAAAGCTACATCAAGCGATTGGAGAAATTGGAAGAACTGGCAGGTGGCTTCAAAGGTGTTGAGCGTGTTTATGCAATACAAGCTGGCCGCGAAATACGTGTCATTGTGAACCACCATTTGGTCAATGACGCGATCGCAGAACAGTTGGCCTCCGACATCTCCAAGAAGATTGAGAACGAAATGCAATATCCGGGCCAAATTAAGGTGACGGTTATCCGCGAAATTCGGGCGGTTGCTTTTGCAAAATAA
- a CDS encoding competence/damage-inducible protein A, producing the protein MKAHLVTVGDEILIGQIMNTNVAWMATQLNLIGIEVNRMVTVGDTPQAIHNVLQTAFSEADVVLMTGGLGPTHDDLTKEAVATFFRKELVYQQAIFDHIRQLLESRGRKVSDLNRVQAFVPEGFEVIPNPMGTAPGLWYEFEESGRKKYLGMMPGVPFEMKAIMEAHLLPRLATLSDVIIVHQTLLTVGIGESNLAETIGDVTKFLGDGATLAFLPGPKTGVRLRLSVRATSIEAAEQSLQKGITHLWDRTGKYIYGEGDTLPEVVLGELLKKYRKTIATAESCTGGHVADRLSDIPGSSAYLLGGIVAYCNSVKKNLLGVSEDNLLTHGAVSEPVVRQMAEGIREKTGADFGVATSGVAGPDGGTPDKPVGTIWVALSDKNGTEAHCLQLFKDRILNKEYTTTLTIDLVRKRLLANTV; encoded by the coding sequence ATGAAGGCTCACTTGGTCACCGTTGGAGATGAAATTCTCATTGGTCAAATCATGAATACCAATGTGGCTTGGATGGCCACGCAACTTAACCTCATTGGCATCGAGGTTAACCGAATGGTTACAGTAGGCGACACCCCGCAAGCAATCCATAATGTCCTACAAACCGCATTTAGTGAAGCAGATGTGGTACTTATGACAGGTGGATTAGGCCCAACACACGATGACCTTACAAAAGAAGCCGTTGCTACGTTTTTTCGGAAGGAATTGGTGTACCAACAGGCCATTTTTGACCACATTCGCCAGCTACTTGAAAGCCGAGGCCGGAAAGTCTCTGACCTAAACCGTGTCCAAGCATTTGTTCCTGAAGGATTTGAGGTTATTCCAAATCCTATGGGTACTGCACCCGGCTTGTGGTATGAGTTTGAAGAAAGTGGACGGAAAAAGTATCTGGGGATGATGCCCGGCGTTCCATTTGAGATGAAGGCCATTATGGAGGCTCACCTCCTTCCGCGCCTTGCAACGCTATCGGACGTCATCATCGTACACCAAACCCTGCTCACGGTGGGAATCGGCGAGTCTAACCTTGCCGAGACGATTGGCGATGTTACAAAGTTCCTCGGCGATGGCGCAACCTTAGCCTTTCTTCCTGGCCCCAAAACAGGCGTAAGGCTCCGGCTATCCGTGCGCGCAACCTCAATAGAAGCGGCGGAACAAAGCCTTCAAAAAGGAATCACGCATCTATGGGATCGCACAGGTAAATACATTTATGGAGAAGGAGATACCTTGCCCGAAGTGGTTCTTGGTGAACTGCTAAAAAAATACCGTAAAACCATTGCAACTGCCGAAAGTTGCACTGGTGGACATGTCGCAGATCGGCTTTCCGACATTCCGGGATCCTCTGCCTACCTATTGGGGGGCATTGTCGCCTATTGCAATTCCGTCAAAAAGAACCTTTTGGGCGTTTCCGAGGACAATTTATTAACGCATGGCGCAGTCTCGGAACCAGTAGTTCGGCAAATGGCAGAAGGCATACGAGAAAAGACCGGAGCCGATTTTGGGGTTGCCACTTCCGGCGTCGCTGGCCCAGATGGTGGTACGCCAGACAAGCCCGTCGGAACGATTTGGGTTGCTTTGTCAGATAAAAATGGAACGGAAGCCCATTGTTTACAACTTTTCAAAGATCGGATTTTGAATAAGGAATACACCACAACCTTGACGATAGACCTCGTCCGTAAACGGTTGCTGGCAAACACCGTGTAA
- a CDS encoding orotate phosphoribosyltransferase — translation MQDISQSLAESLVNIKAVSFSMDHPFTWASGIKAPLYCDNRLTMGYPDIRTQIADSFAEMARAFEKLDLIVGTATAGIPHAAWLADRLSLPMAYVRTAAKEHGKNNQIEGVIKQGQKAIVIEDLISTGGSALQSIQALQEAGVEVLAVFAVFSYQLPVAEEKFEELNIPVYTLTDLDALLDYADLMGTLRYSEEQEVRDWQNDPFNWQPSGL, via the coding sequence ATGCAAGACATTAGTCAATCCCTCGCCGAGTCTTTGGTCAATATTAAGGCCGTTTCCTTTTCCATGGATCATCCCTTTACGTGGGCTTCGGGCATTAAGGCGCCCCTCTATTGTGACAACCGCCTTACGATGGGCTACCCAGATATTCGTACCCAAATCGCAGATTCTTTTGCAGAAATGGCCCGCGCTTTCGAGAAATTAGACCTGATTGTAGGTACGGCAACTGCTGGTATTCCACATGCCGCATGGTTGGCCGATAGACTTTCGCTGCCAATGGCTTATGTCCGTACCGCTGCCAAAGAACATGGCAAAAACAACCAGATAGAAGGTGTTATAAAACAAGGGCAAAAGGCCATTGTCATAGAAGACCTCATCTCTACCGGCGGTTCTGCCTTGCAAAGTATCCAAGCGCTTCAGGAAGCAGGCGTAGAGGTATTGGCCGTATTTGCCGTTTTTTCCTACCAACTCCCCGTTGCAGAAGAAAAATTTGAAGAACTTAACATTCCGGTTTATACCTTAACAGACCTTGATGCCTTGTTAGACTATGCAGACCTCATGGGGACACTCCGCTACTCCGAGGAGCAAGAAGTGAGAGACTGGCAAAACGACCCATTCAACTGGCAACCCTCTGGTTTATAA
- a CDS encoding PEGA domain-containing protein, translating to MDSLFEDVTPRSDQALPLNTQLNGEYKVGRVLRQSGNGFTYLAQDPDNQVVVIQELFPKHLVSRNLGETEIRPMTTQAVFDLAGGIEMMLHEGDALRQMSHPNVAKVFEAFASNSTAYVVSAYYEGFTLSDLIMKHGGRLSERMALENALLALTGLKAIHDKKVVHKGIKPEQIYMPAAGKMILVNDGLYDPVLPHPYASTGYDAPELFHKGMEQGPWTDLYSFGGVLYTALTGQQPAPASERIPVDNLTPPRALNPDISEALEMVIIKLLSPEPNDRFASVGEFAKVLQPIYKAVIQGQIPPKPTFLGVSSPVVLLPFPQPKPSGTADTQAAMPAFREDWKDMGQKPLPALDAPMPPFIQTAQQIPAFTEPPPTDWDDAPAPKTSGNWEQPSATWSTPTHNTPQPSSTDWKAEKASSSLTSEDLGGRLFPVDTVEAKPIPEPTPLPITVSKKKKNLLPIFLILLLGIGGVTAGGWWYLNHNNKTQVQFSTNPIRGAKLNIRSVETGEIFSTQSPTNLMLTPGKYQVSAFKDGFEDLNWLLVVNEGQGNTPQKVTLEMTPILPNEITIQVNSNPTGASITLDGTDTGVVTPAQLTVSARTHTLIYTLSGYEALTREFDAQTTRLLSDTLVKTKKPTVIVPPATKPSATTTSKVVPTPPKNNTTSRLKPNTSPATKPTPTKPPVQAAKPVQQKPTASPTPAPTTQPAPQPTQTEQPKPKKSVIERLRDRIRGNKSDGSQPKPDGNQSP from the coding sequence ATGGATAGCCTATTTGAAGATGTAACTCCTCGGAGCGATCAGGCCCTCCCCTTAAATACCCAGTTAAACGGTGAATACAAGGTTGGAAGGGTGCTAAGGCAAAGTGGTAATGGTTTTACCTATTTGGCACAAGACCCTGACAATCAGGTGGTGGTGATACAAGAATTGTTCCCCAAGCACCTTGTTTCAAGAAATTTGGGCGAGACCGAGATCAGACCCATGACCACCCAAGCCGTTTTTGATTTGGCGGGCGGCATCGAAATGATGCTACACGAGGGCGATGCTTTGCGCCAAATGAGCCATCCAAATGTCGCTAAGGTCTTCGAGGCATTTGCGTCTAATTCTACAGCCTATGTGGTGAGTGCATACTATGAAGGTTTTACCCTCTCGGATCTCATCATGAAACATGGCGGAAGACTTTCCGAACGCATGGCTTTGGAAAATGCGTTGTTAGCGCTCACAGGCTTAAAGGCCATCCATGATAAGAAAGTGGTACACAAAGGCATCAAACCAGAACAAATTTACATGCCCGCTGCTGGCAAAATGATTTTGGTGAATGATGGGCTATACGATCCCGTTCTGCCCCACCCTTATGCCAGTACAGGATATGATGCACCCGAACTTTTCCACAAAGGAATGGAACAAGGCCCTTGGACGGATTTGTACAGCTTTGGAGGCGTCTTGTACACCGCCTTGACAGGCCAACAACCAGCGCCAGCATCGGAACGGATTCCCGTGGATAACCTTACGCCACCCCGTGCCCTAAATCCAGACATCTCCGAAGCCTTAGAAATGGTGATTATAAAACTGCTTTCACCAGAACCGAATGACCGGTTTGCCTCGGTTGGGGAATTTGCAAAAGTCTTACAACCTATCTACAAAGCCGTTATTCAAGGCCAAATTCCTCCAAAACCCACTTTTTTAGGCGTCTCAAGCCCTGTCGTTCTGCTACCTTTCCCACAACCAAAACCTTCTGGGACAGCCGATACGCAGGCGGCAATGCCCGCATTTCGGGAGGATTGGAAAGACATGGGGCAGAAACCACTTCCAGCCTTGGATGCGCCCATGCCACCCTTCATTCAAACCGCTCAACAAATCCCTGCATTTACAGAACCACCTCCCACCGACTGGGACGATGCGCCAGCGCCCAAAACGTCCGGAAATTGGGAACAACCATCGGCAACTTGGTCAACGCCGACACACAACACACCCCAACCCTCCTCCACCGATTGGAAGGCCGAGAAAGCATCCTCAAGCCTTACTTCCGAAGATTTGGGCGGACGACTTTTCCCTGTGGATACCGTTGAAGCGAAACCCATCCCAGAACCCACCCCTCTACCAATAACAGTATCGAAAAAGAAAAAAAACCTATTGCCCATTTTCTTGATCCTGCTTTTGGGCATAGGCGGCGTAACGGCTGGCGGCTGGTGGTATCTAAACCACAACAATAAAACCCAAGTACAGTTCAGTACCAATCCCATTAGAGGCGCAAAATTAAACATTCGGTCGGTAGAAACGGGAGAAATATTTAGCACACAATCTCCCACAAACCTTATGTTAACCCCCGGAAAATACCAAGTTTCTGCCTTTAAAGATGGGTTTGAAGACCTAAACTGGTTGCTTGTCGTAAATGAAGGACAAGGCAACACACCACAAAAGGTTACCCTTGAGATGACACCTATTCTGCCCAATGAAATTACCATACAAGTTAATTCCAATCCAACTGGTGCGAGTATTACCTTAGATGGAACAGATACCGGCGTGGTGACACCTGCCCAACTTACCGTTTCTGCACGAACGCATACCCTCATCTATACCCTAAGTGGTTATGAGGCCCTAACTCGCGAGTTTGATGCACAAACCACCAGATTGCTATCGGACACCTTGGTTAAAACAAAAAAACCAACTGTTATTGTTCCGCCTGCTACCAAACCATCCGCCACAACAACAAGCAAGGTCGTTCCAACGCCACCAAAAAACAATACAACGTCGCGCCTAAAGCCCAATACAAGCCCTGCCACAAAACCAACGCCCACCAAACCACCCGTACAGGCAGCAAAACCAGTTCAGCAAAAACCAACAGCCAGCCCAACACCTGCGCCTACGACACAACCCGCACCACAACCCACCCAGACGGAACAACCCAAGCCTAAAAAATCCGTCATCGAGCGGTTGCGCGATCGCATTAGGGGCAATAAATCGGACGGTAGCCAACCAAAGCCCGACGGAAACCAATCACCTTAA
- the pgsA gene encoding CDP-diacylglycerol--glycerol-3-phosphate 3-phosphatidyltransferase: MPRKILPNFLSISRIVLTPLFIWLILTPTLEKRMLGGLVFIIAGLSDYWDGKLARAWKVKSRFGQFLDPLADKVFVLGTFIILPFLVPEIPWWFVILIGLRDLGVTMLRTWAESKNTSIPTLYSAKVKTTIQFVFLGWVLVWLICTHLPPIAAISRFLLTQWPMLLLMWLTLISTLVTGLQYARYALAPPSTANQTP; the protein is encoded by the coding sequence GTGCCCCGAAAAATACTCCCTAACTTCTTAAGCATCAGCCGGATTGTCCTGACCCCCTTGTTTATTTGGCTGATCCTCACACCCACCTTAGAGAAACGGATGCTGGGAGGCTTGGTTTTTATCATTGCGGGCTTATCGGACTACTGGGATGGGAAATTGGCCCGAGCGTGGAAGGTAAAGTCGCGATTTGGTCAATTTTTAGATCCACTGGCGGATAAGGTCTTTGTTCTGGGAACCTTTATCATCCTCCCTTTTTTGGTTCCAGAGATTCCTTGGTGGTTTGTTATCCTCATTGGTCTCAGAGACCTCGGCGTAACCATGCTCCGTACTTGGGCAGAATCCAAAAACACCTCCATCCCTACCCTCTACAGTGCAAAGGTAAAGACCACAATACAATTTGTCTTTTTGGGCTGGGTTCTCGTTTGGCTTATTTGCACACACCTCCCGCCAATTGCAGCAATAAGCCGCTTTTTGTTGACCCAATGGCCGATGTTGCTCTTGATGTGGCTTACCTTGATCTCTACGTTGGTGACAGGTTTACAATACGCCCGTTATGCCCTCGCCCCCCCATCAACAGCCAACCAAACCCCTTAG
- the dnaK gene encoding molecular chaperone DnaK, with product MGKIIGIDLGTTNSVVAVMEGNEPVVIANAEGGRTTPSVVGFKKDGERLVGAPAKRQAITNPQNTVFSVKRFMGRGYDEVGEELKQVPYQVVRGDGGTARVKIEDKIYTPQEVSAMILQKLKQTAEDYLGEKVTEAVITVPAYFNDAQRKATKEAGEIAGLTVKRIINEPTAAALAYGLDKKKSHMKVAVYDLGGGTYDISILELGDGVFEVLSTNGDTHLGGDNFDQVLIDYLADTFKKEEGVDLRKDPMALQRLKEAAEKAKIELSSATSTSINLPFITATADGPKHLNMEMSRGKFEQLVDHLVQRTLAPMKKALADAKLNASEVDEVILVGGSTRIPKVQEVVENFFGKKPDRSVNPDEVVAIGASVQGGVLSGDITDILLLDVTPLNLSIETLGGVATVMIPANTTIPTKKSERFSTAADNQPSVEIHVLQGDRTMAIDNKSLGKFYLEGIPPAPRGIPAIEVIFDIDANGILSVTAKDQATGKEKNIRIESSSGLSEQEIQKMRDAASQHAEEDKKRREEVEKFNAADTLIFSSEKNLKDYGDKISGDKKSAIETALAKLKEVHAARNAVELETAVNALNEAWSAASEELYKAQSEEAANAQGNPDEPEMASKDAGMEDANFTEVK from the coding sequence ATGGGAAAGATTATTGGAATTGACCTTGGGACTACAAACTCGGTTGTAGCCGTTATGGAAGGCAACGAACCAGTTGTTATCGCAAATGCAGAAGGTGGGCGCACCACGCCTTCGGTTGTGGGTTTCAAGAAGGACGGTGAACGACTGGTGGGCGCACCCGCAAAACGTCAGGCGATCACAAATCCCCAAAATACGGTTTTTTCTGTAAAACGATTTATGGGACGGGGCTATGATGAAGTGGGTGAAGAACTGAAGCAAGTACCCTATCAAGTGGTACGTGGTGATGGCGGAACCGCACGGGTGAAAATCGAAGATAAAATCTATACGCCACAAGAAGTCTCTGCAATGATCTTGCAAAAGTTGAAGCAAACTGCGGAGGATTATTTGGGTGAAAAAGTTACGGAAGCAGTGATTACCGTTCCGGCATACTTTAATGATGCACAACGTAAAGCAACAAAAGAAGCCGGTGAAATTGCTGGACTTACGGTGAAGCGTATCATTAACGAGCCAACCGCAGCGGCGTTGGCGTATGGCTTGGATAAGAAGAAAAGCCATATGAAGGTGGCCGTTTATGACTTGGGAGGTGGAACTTACGACATCTCCATCCTTGAATTGGGCGATGGTGTTTTTGAAGTCCTTTCTACAAATGGTGATACACACCTTGGTGGCGATAACTTTGACCAAGTACTGATTGACTATTTGGCAGATACCTTTAAAAAGGAAGAAGGGGTTGACCTACGGAAAGACCCAATGGCCTTGCAACGCCTTAAAGAGGCTGCCGAAAAAGCCAAAATTGAGTTGTCTTCCGCCACTTCTACGTCCATCAACTTGCCCTTTATCACTGCTACGGCTGACGGCCCGAAACACCTGAACATGGAAATGAGCCGAGGCAAGTTTGAACAATTGGTAGATCATTTGGTGCAACGTACCTTGGCGCCGATGAAAAAAGCACTTGCCGATGCCAAGCTGAATGCCTCGGAGGTGGATGAAGTGATCTTGGTGGGTGGCTCTACCCGTATTCCAAAAGTCCAGGAAGTGGTGGAGAACTTCTTCGGTAAAAAGCCAGATCGTTCGGTGAATCCAGACGAGGTAGTGGCCATTGGCGCTTCTGTCCAAGGGGGTGTTCTTTCTGGCGATATTACCGATATTCTCCTTTTAGACGTTACCCCGCTCAACCTGAGCATTGAAACCTTAGGCGGTGTGGCAACGGTGATGATTCCGGCCAATACCACCATCCCAACGAAAAAATCGGAGCGTTTCTCCACAGCTGCCGATAACCAGCCTTCTGTTGAAATCCATGTTCTGCAAGGAGACCGCACGATGGCGATAGACAATAAGTCTTTGGGTAAGTTTTACTTAGAGGGCATCCCACCCGCACCGCGTGGTATTCCTGCCATCGAAGTGATTTTTGATATTGATGCAAACGGTATTCTATCCGTCACGGCCAAAGACCAAGCGACGGGTAAAGAAAAAAACATCCGTATTGAGTCTTCCTCTGGTCTGTCGGAGCAAGAAATCCAAAAAATGCGGGATGCGGCTTCTCAACATGCCGAAGAAGACAAGAAACGGCGCGAAGAAGTCGAAAAGTTCAATGCGGCTGATACACTCATCTTCTCTTCAGAGAAAAACCTGAAAGACTACGGCGATAAAATTTCGGGGGATAAGAAGTCGGCCATCGAAACAGCGCTTGCCAAATTGAAAGAAGTTCATGCAGCCCGGAATGCGGTGGAGTTGGAGACGGCGGTTAATGCCCTGAACGAAGCATGGAGCGCTGCCAGTGAAGAACTCTACAAGGCACAGTCCGAGGAAGCGGCGAATGCCCAAGGCAATCCCGACGAACCAGAAATGGCCTCGAAAGATGCAGGTATGGAAGATGCCAATTTTACAGAAGTGAAATAA
- a CDS encoding YIP1 family protein yields MNTSPNITTDAQKKTSVFGLVFGMMAAPGQLLQKSLSNVSWAVAYGISGVAFLLFFLQTGLDMMRAGKMDTEEVVLLSGLGFLYGTLGVMIVGVFAWAGIQGFGKTHNMQEILRAFGLAYSPTLVYAVCGLVFNVVLEWNTAVAFGVTGLLWALNPISATIRHFCEDKTTPAVVLTTICGLLMLIGWAFLGGAL; encoded by the coding sequence ATGAATACATCCCCCAACATTACAACGGATGCACAAAAAAAGACCTCTGTTTTCGGGTTGGTCTTTGGCATGATGGCTGCGCCCGGGCAACTGCTCCAAAAATCGCTTTCTAATGTCTCGTGGGCTGTGGCGTATGGTATTTCTGGTGTGGCCTTTCTCTTGTTTTTCTTGCAAACCGGTTTAGATATGATGCGTGCCGGAAAAATGGATACAGAGGAGGTGGTTTTATTGTCTGGACTGGGCTTCCTTTATGGCACATTGGGTGTAATGATAGTTGGCGTTTTTGCTTGGGCTGGTATTCAAGGTTTTGGCAAAACACATAACATGCAAGAAATCTTACGGGCCTTTGGTTTGGCCTATAGCCCCACATTGGTCTATGCCGTATGTGGGCTGGTCTTTAATGTGGTTTTGGAGTGGAATACGGCGGTGGCTTTTGGCGTAACAGGTTTGTTGTGGGCACTCAACCCCATCTCGGCCACCATCCGACATTTTTGTGAAGATAAAACCACCCCTGCGGTTGTCCTGACCACCATTTGTGGCTTGTTAATGCTGATCGGTTGGGCATTTTTAGGAGGTGCATTATGA
- a CDS encoding zinc ribbon domain-containing protein, which produces MEEDDILTLEGAYEARQEGFLSRSALQALRRIPHLVVSPLSPLAHLEPKAERDDPAALLRTWQQEHEVWTWAMPALMNPHRAITLLMGDTDTAVLGQYLWEDPYGLMPGIRVGIEPEQIAVEGPILPETVLMGLLETLHLSGMPETEPIRIQLSKRAFWTVMTLLDAYRMALLKNRLLRKGGFPKGVSLRLLQEAWVLGCSQKDLGWAVTMYASLLPDDVPPNFEAALPQALVELSEAGLLSVLNPEDGREDEPIYVFDEALEVFFQTLVPSSMLFGLVVQTIQQPEQVAYSVLGGWRSSSGIWLADFAEFATGSVELMFVGPHFVHTALETLIITDSLTTNVQPYTPDQRYHPDVLARALMDTRKTINPTPVVTIPVNPAFGEVQVSVSDHPPVAEQSCSTCGHPLAPDARFCAQCGMAVQEVAVAVPTCPACGTALREGVRFCTKCGMAVQ; this is translated from the coding sequence ATGGAAGAAGATGATATCCTTACGTTAGAAGGAGCCTACGAGGCACGCCAAGAAGGTTTTTTGAGCCGTTCGGCACTCCAAGCGCTACGCCGGATTCCGCATCTGGTGGTCAGTCCGCTTTCTCCTTTAGCCCATCTGGAGCCAAAAGCCGAACGGGACGATCCTGCGGCACTACTCCGAACATGGCAACAAGAACATGAGGTTTGGACGTGGGCGATGCCAGCGCTAATGAATCCCCACCGCGCCATAACGCTTTTAATGGGCGATACCGACACCGCTGTTCTAGGGCAATATCTATGGGAAGACCCGTATGGACTGATGCCGGGTATTCGGGTGGGCATCGAGCCAGAACAGATCGCCGTTGAAGGCCCTATTTTGCCGGAAACGGTTTTGATGGGGCTTTTAGAAACGTTGCACCTTTCTGGAATGCCAGAAACCGAGCCAATCCGTATTCAACTCTCCAAACGGGCCTTTTGGACGGTGATGACGTTGTTGGATGCCTATCGGATGGCGCTCCTCAAAAACAGGCTTTTGCGTAAAGGTGGCTTCCCAAAAGGTGTTTCTCTACGTTTGCTACAGGAGGCATGGGTTTTGGGCTGTTCACAAAAAGACCTCGGCTGGGCAGTGACCATGTATGCAAGTTTATTGCCAGACGATGTGCCACCGAATTTTGAGGCCGCATTACCTCAAGCACTGGTCGAATTATCGGAAGCAGGGTTGTTGAGTGTTTTGAACCCTGAAGACGGGAGAGAAGACGAGCCAATTTATGTCTTTGACGAGGCTTTAGAGGTCTTTTTCCAAACACTTGTACCCTCTTCCATGCTGTTTGGTTTGGTGGTCCAGACGATACAACAACCTGAACAAGTGGCGTATAGTGTTTTGGGTGGCTGGCGGAGCAGTTCCGGAATTTGGTTGGCAGATTTTGCCGAGTTTGCTACAGGAAGTGTAGAACTAATGTTTGTGGGGCCGCACTTTGTGCATACTGCTTTAGAAACGTTGATCATTACCGATTCCCTAACGACAAATGTCCAGCCCTATACCCCAGACCAACGGTATCACCCCGATGTTTTGGCGCGGGCGCTCATGGATACACGAAAAACCATAAACCCGACGCCAGTCGTAACCATTCCGGTAAATCCTGCCTTTGGCGAGGTGCAGGTTTCTGTTTCCGATCATCCACCTGTTGCGGAACAATCTTGTTCGACTTGTGGACATCCACTTGCACCTGATGCCCGATTCTGTGCCCAATGTGGCATGGCGGTACAAGAAGTGGCGGTGGCCGTTCCCACTTGTCCGGCCTGTGGAACCGCCTTGCGCGAAGGCGTCCGGTTCTGTACAAAATGTGGTATGGCAGTCCAATAG